A stretch of Lathyrus oleraceus cultivar Zhongwan6 chromosome 6, CAAS_Psat_ZW6_1.0, whole genome shotgun sequence DNA encodes these proteins:
- the LOC127092347 gene encoding probable serine/threonine-protein kinase PBL7: MGWIPCSGSSNTKKKIKKKLDEVQDMRDAIKANPGRLKKNSSVNSRSSSKNGDSEHIAAQTFPFRELAAATRNFRAECLLGEGGFGRVYKGHLESVNQTVAIKQLDRNGLQGNREFLVEVLMLSLLHHPNLVNLIGYCADGDQRLLVYEYMALGSLEDHLHDVSLGKKRLDWNTRMKIAAGAAKGLEYLHDKANPPVIYRDLKCSNILLGEGYHPKLSDFGLAKVGPVGENTHVSTRVMGTYGYCAPEYAMTGQLTLKSDVYSFGVVLLEIITGRKAIDNSKCAAEQNLVAWARPLFKDRRKFTQMADPMLQGQYPSRGIYQALAVAAMCVQEQANMRPVIADVVTALSYLASQNFQPNTQTVQSSRLGSGTPPRSRRGV; encoded by the exons ATGGGTTGGATTCCATGTTCTGGAAGTTCCAACACTAAGAAGAAGATAAAGAAGAAATTGGATGAAGTGCAAGATATGCGTGATGCGATCAAAGCCAACCCAG GGAGATTAAAGAAGAATTCATCTGTGAATTCCAGAAGTTCCTCTAAAAATGGAGATTCTGAACACATTGCTGCACAAACGTTCCCTTTCCGTGAGTTAGCAGCTGCTACTAGAAATTTTAGAGCAGAATGTCTTTTGGGCGAGGGAGGCTTTGGCAGAGTGTATAAAGGGCATTTGGAATCTGTTAATCAG ACCGTTGCAATTAAGCAACTTGATCGAAATGGGCTACAGGGGAATAGAGAATTCCTTGTTGAAGTGTTGATGTTAAGTCTTCTTCACCATCCTAACCTTGTCAACCTGATTGGTTATTGTGCTGATGGAGATCAAAGGCTTCTAGTTTATGAATATATGGCATTGGGATCCTTGGAAGACCACTTACATG ATGTTTCTCTCGGCAAGAAACGACTTGACTGGAACACGAGAATGAAAATAGCTGCCGGCGCAGCAAAAGGCTTGGAATATCTACATGATAAAGCTAACCCTCCCGTCATATACCGAGATTTAAAGTGCTCCAACATTTTGCTTGGTGAAGGGTATCATCCTAAGTTATCCGATTTTGGTTTGGCTAAAGTCGGCCCCGTGGGGGAAAACACCCATGTATCAACAAGGGTTATGGGAACCTATGGATATTGTGCTCCGGAGTATGCAATGACGGGTCAACTCACTCTGAAATCAGATGTTTATAGTTTCGGCGTTGTTCTTCTAGAAATAATTACCGGAAGGAAAGCGATCGACAATTCAAAATGTGCCGCAGAGCAGAATCTTGTTGCATGG GCTAGACCTTTGTTTAAAGATCGAAGAAAATTCACGCAAATGGCTGATCCAATGCTCCAAGGTCAATATCCTTCAAGAGGGATATACCAAGCGCTTGCTGTTGCAGCAATGTGTGTTCAGGAGCAGGCGAATATGCGTCCAGTTATAGCCGATGTTGTGACAGCTTTGAGCTACCTTGCTTCCCAAAACTTTCAGCCGAATACGCAGACGGTACAAAGCTCTCGCCTCGGTTCTGGTACTCCTCCTCGAAGTAGGAGGGGAGTTTGA